One genomic segment of Plasmodium vivax chromosome 9, whole genome shotgun sequence includes these proteins:
- a CDS encoding ABC transporter, putative (encoded by transcript PVX_092880A) → MGTGFKGIHLCTQREKQTGSAICEGEPTAGGAANSELFPFNKIKREMNKYAQQVKKFLEEGNMMNFLWVCKNVLCKKNIILLTFFVMIQSAIISIVIPRCDSLIFQQVSNRRFDRFGGLLLNCILVRVINMCLCGLRNYIFMVTSSDSLKEVKRLLFQIYIYKDSEYYDQVDHSEIVNKVTLEAHDFADIIPYYIIPFVRNFFSIIFNFAYVFYLNYNLSRVIVSCFCVSSLLTIISTKLKKRRIKCINREKARSTKISLEALNNINVVKLYSTELYECSKYSQSLHDILGFQIKKERFNLVHMVVSKLFVLLTYVLILARGETLLRGNQIDRGTFTSFFFYINNIYSYIDILDYYMDICDIVNQYRGIVGLVKGWAQQQCTSHNQHAEPSQSNSPAANNTTATRMALQVDPPAESNQPDVVLHFKNVFFKYKKRSNYVLKNLNFKILKNTNNVILGKSGGGKSTLLKLMLNFYKCSKGKIYLYNKPISHYKGGQIMDAVSYVQQEWKLLKGTIKENLTYGITHDCSNGFDMLNLINISKCCTCHAYISRLRKRYETVISSRTELLTSSQKQKICIARALARSPKILLLDESTSAVDKDNERVIFQNIRKNPLFKNLTIIRITHKKANLDLADNIFLLKGRSLWAPFFCRHELCVQEG, encoded by the exons ATGGGGACAGGCTTTAAAGGCATTCACCTGTGCACCcagagggaaaaacaaaccgGCAGTGCCATATGCGAAGGGGAACCAACTgcagggggagcagccaaTTCTgagcttttcccctttaacaaaataaaaagagaaatgaacaaatatgCGCAGCAAGTGAAAAAGTTTCTGGAGGAAGGCAAcatgatgaattttttatgggtatgtaaaaatgtgttgtgtaaaaaaaatattatccttttaacattttttgtgaTGATACAAAGTGCAATCATTAGCATTGTAATCCCCCGTTGTGACAGTTTGATCTTCCAACAGGTGTCTAACAGAAGGTTCGATCGTTTTGGGGGTCTTCTGCTGAATTGTATTTTGGTGCGAGTGATTAACATGTGTCTGTGCGGGCTGCGCAACTACATTTTCATGGTCACCAGCTCGGATTCTCTAAAGGAAGTGAAAAGGTTACTGtttcaaatttatatttataaagatAGCGAGTACTACGACCAAGTGGATCACAGCGAAATTGTGAACAAGGTAACTTTGGAGGCACACGACTTTGCAGATATCATCCCGTATTATATAATCCCATTCGttaggaattttttttctatcatttttaactttgcatatgtgttttatttaaattataacttGTCGAGGGTGATTGTGAGTTGCTTCTGCGTTTCCTCCCTCCTTACGATCATTTCGACCaagctgaagaagaggaggataaAGTGCATAAACAGGGAGAAGGCCAGGAGCACGAAAATTTCGCTGGAGGCTCTAAACAATATAAATGTGGTCAAGCTGTATAGTACTGAACTATACGAGTGTAGCAAATACTCCCAATCGTTACATGACATTTTGGGTTTTCAAATTAAGAAGGAGCGGTTTAATCTCGTCCACATGGTGGTCAGCAAGCTGTTCGTTTTGCTTACGTATGTACTCATTTTGGCCAGGGGGGAGACCCTCCTGCGGGGCAACCAAATTGACAGGGGCACCTtcacctcctttttcttctacataaataatatttactcGTACATAGATATCCTGGACTACTACATGGACATCTGCGACATTGTGAATCAGTACCGCGGCATTGTGGGGCTGGTTAAGGGGTGGGCACAGCAGCAGTGCACTTCGCATAACCAGCACGCTGAACCTTCCCAGAGTAACTCCCCCGCCGCCAACAACACAACTGCGACGCGAATGGCCCTGCAGGTGGACCCCCCGGCGGAGAGCAACCAACCCGACGTGGTGCTGCACTTCAAGAACGTCTTCTTCAAGTACAAAAAACGAAGCAACTACGTGTTGAAAAATCtgaatttcaaaattttaaaaaacacaaataatGTGATACTGGGAAAaagtggggggggaaaatcgACGCTGCTCAAGTTGATgctaaatttttacaaatgctCCAAGGGGAAGATTTACCTTTATAATAAGCCAATTAGCCATTATAAAGGGGGACAAATTATGGACGCCGTTTCGTACGTCCAACAGGAGTGGAAGCTACTGAAAGGGACCATAAAGGAAAACCTCACCTATGGCATCACACACGATTGCAGCAACGGTTTTGATATGCTCAATTTGATTAACATTTCCAAGTGCTGCACTTGCCATGCGTATATAAGCAGACTGAGGAAGAGGTACGAGACGGTTATTTCGAGTAGGACAGAATTGTTAACGTCCTCTCAGAAGCAGAAAATTTGCATCGCCCGGGCGCTGGCTAGGAGTCCGAAG ATCCTCCTCCTGGATGAGTCCACCTCGGCCGTGGACAAGGACAACGAGCGAGTCATTTTCCAAAACATAAGGAAGAACccgctttttaaaaacctcACGATAATTCGCATAACGCATAAGAAGGCCAATTTGGACTTGGCGGACAACATTTTCCTTCTGAAGGGTAGGTCCCTCTGGGCGCCCTTCTTCTGCCGCCATGAGCTGTGCGTGCAGGAGGGGTGA
- a CDS encoding hypothetical protein, conserved (encoded by transcript PVX_092885A): MCVQHFSRLSNSHSFFLQQKRRNFVALHNSAINVFLKRSLICNVRLSQQHQQHQQQQYRHQQQHHPRRQFTQSSNFFNLKKSVRYVHSLRSTDRKNALLEKCLFYLTQKYHLQTQIRSAIKKKQNIRLVKRKKRKEHRNYFKYGIEASRKKGNSQQGSGRAEGNQLINQNGEAPRHALFGNNITRDRPTQWGRPTQWGSLTNVSSFHTKVIKHRRGANLRSAHLMGRIARRSRQVETSNEQGEFPPSGRSPLHHEKKTKGSERGQPGGEGAAAQGKGATYGIDPSEANLNEANVSDTNLCDTGPPPNPHSSSDHAHSSKKSDKLVSKKGDFYSCKDAEKPFEEKTHEKGEMNIKRHDLILVALSGCIPFICFGFVDNSFMIIAGDLFDSTFCVFLGFSTLAAAGLGNLTSDVLGIFIGGYIEKVIVYVGFPRINLTNKQLKMNRTRRYYYIGSAIGIAIGCLLGMIPLLFIDSNKLEEKKKRQKKKKKNNQLANLDKTLFQLVSTQLPNFVNSNYAFLFVVDEAARNFYSLVNSDVVRLPLDEDIIGHVYKNGKLINYERGSLMKNFAHSYKPSMKEETVGEDQHATGGTNGEAKLSLSGEEPQGGRNGGKSLHFLKNQDFYIDNERIDVHQVIAAPVFGLDESIIAVVVALNAKDKVSFTDKDAQFLSMFCSHLAQELEGAKGLPGTLR, from the exons ATGTGCGTCCAGCATTTCTCGCGTCTTTCGAATAGTCACTCCTTTTTCCTACaacagaaaaggagaaacttCGTCGCCTTACACAATTCAGCGATAAATGTTTTCCTAAAAAGGTCTTTAATCTGCAACGTGCGTCTCAGTCAGCAGCATCAGCAgcatcagcagcagcagtACCGCCACCAACAGCAGCACCATCCGCGCCGGCAGTTCACCCAATcgagcaattttttcaatttaaaaaaaagtgttagaTATGTGCACAGCCTCCGCTCCACGGACCGAAAAAACGCCCTCCTCGAAAAGTgccttttttacctgacccaAAAGTACCACTTGCAAACGCAGATAAGAAGCGCcatcaaaaaaaagcaaaacattCGTTTGgttaagaggaagaaaaggaaggaacATCGCAACTATTTTAAGTATGGAATAGAGGCCAgtcgcaaaaaggggaattcgCAACAGGGGAGCGGCAGGGCGGAGGGGAACCAACTGATtaatcaaaatggggaggctCCTCGACACGCCCTTTTTGGAAACAACATAACGAGGGACAGACCCACCCAATGGGGAAGACCCACCCAATGGGGAAGCCTCACCAACGTTAGCTCCTTCCACACGAAGGTAATCAAACATCGAAGGGGCGCCAACCTGAGGAGTGCCCATCTGATGGGTAGAATAGCGAGGAGGAGCAGACAGGTCGAAACGTCCAACGAGCagggggaattcccccccaGTGGGAGATCGCCTCTCCACCATGAGAAGAAGACGAAGGGGTCTGAGCGTGGTCAGCCAGGCGGCGAAGGCGCAGCCGCGCAGGGAAAAGGAGCAACTTACGGAATTGACCCAAGCGAGGCAAACCTAAACGAGGCAAACGTAAGTGATACAAACCTATGTGATACAGGCCCACCCCCCAATCCACACAGCAGCTCAGACCACGCACACTCAAGCAAAAAGAGCGACAAACTGGTGTCCAAAAAGGGAGACTTCTACAGCTGCAAAGATGCCGAAAAACcgtttgaagaaaaaacccacgaaaagggagaaatgaATATAAAGAGGCACGACTTAATCTTAGTAGCCCTCTCAGGGTGCATCCCCTTCATCTGTTTCGGCTTCGTCGATAACTCCTTTATGATTATTGCAGGGGACCTCTTTGATTCTACCTTCTGCGTCTTCCTAGGATTCAGCACCCTGGCTGCAGCAGGCTTGGGGAATCTAACGAGTGACGTTTTGGGCATCTTCATTGGAGGGTACATAGAAAAAGTCATCGTCTACGTAGGGTTCCCCAGGATAAACTTAACCAATAAGCAActcaaaatgaacagaacTAGACGGTATTACTACATCGGAAGTGCCATAGGGATAGCCATAGGATGTCTGCTTGGCATGATTCCTCTTCTCTTTATTGATAGTAAcaaattggaagaaaaaaaaaagagacaaaaaaaaaaaaaaaaaaataaccagctagccaatttgGATAAGACTCTCTTCCAGTTAGTTTCCACTCAACTtccaaattttgtaaattcaaattatgcctttttatttgttgtGGATGAAGCCGCTCGGAATTTTTACTCTCTCGTCAATTCCGACGTTGTCCGCTTACCCCTTGATGAGGACATCATTGgacatgtatataaaaatgggaaacttATCAACTACGAAAGAGGGAGCCTCATGAAAAACTTCGCCCATTCGTATAAGCCGAGCATGAAGGAGGAGACAGTCGGGGAAGATCAGCATGCTACGGGGGGAACAAATGGAGAGGCAAAACTATCCCTCTCAGGGGAGGAACCCCAAGGGGGTAGGAACGGTGGGAAGTCTCTGCATTTTCTCAAAAATCAGGACTTCTACATCGACAATGAGAGGATTGACGTCCATCAGGTGATTGCCGCCCCGGTGTTTGGCCTAGAC gaaTCCATCATCGCCGTCGTGGTGGCGCTCAACGCGAAGGACAAAGTTTCCTTCACCGACAAGGACGCCCAGTTCCTCAGCATGTTCTGCTCGCACCTTGCGCAGGAGCTGGAGGGCGCGAAGGGGCTGCCCGGCACCCTAAGGTGA
- a CDS encoding hypothetical protein, conserved (encoded by transcript PVX_092890A), translated as MANCIFSNTERKELQMLKRHFRVAHPGVTQPDKAIYKRGRGKRGRQEVYLHGNFPNYFYERYWKRKKKCEEIPQGGAVTPGEAVSPGEAVTQCEDEEATGKKEADKESKANERICKVMEVAETGKKQIIDDYRLTHVNNLMKGIFHGKDILDIGCNCGVTTFLLSLKYKCRVVNAIDIDCNLINSNVTLLRTFIEFVLVHNSQSHVVPFFLRRRNLTQMQRDVFLEVHLLREAVKGEAAGGKTGEVVKSEAVKGETAGGKIDELVKSETAGNKPESEQKMASPREQTMPPPREHVFPFNIYFSCSNIFDEVFQTAQSKYDVIICFSVLKWIHLNHGDAQVILFFDRIHSLLKEGGHFVLEYHNEIKYKVKKCDRGYYTHETKLNHKHFDAIARGAHQNSSRMKLVERTIFDANWEEGQRGKKKEPGMFSRIVCIYRRE; from the coding sequence ATGGCGAATTGCATTTTCAGCAACACGGAAAGGAAGGAACTGCAGATGCTGAAGAGGCACTTTAGGGTTGCTCACCCAGGGGTAACCCAACCAGACAAGGCAAtatacaaaagggggagggggaagagggggaggcaGGAAGTTTACCTGCATGGGAATTTCCCCAACTACTTTTACGAGCGGTactggaagaggaaaaagaagtgtGAAGAAATCCCCCAGGGTGGGGCAGTTACCCCAGGTGAGGCGGTCTCCCCAGGAGAGGCGGTCACCCAAtgtgaagatgaagaagccACGGGGAAGAAAGAAGCAGATAAGGAAAGCAAAGCGAACGAACGAATCTGCAAGGTGATGGAAGTGGCCGAGACGGGCAAGAAGCAAATCATCGATGATTACAGATTAACCCACGTGAATAACCTCATGAAGGGGATCTTTCATGGCAAGGATATCCTGGACATTGGCTGCAATTGTGGAGTAACCACCTTTTTGCTAAGTCTTAAATACAAGTGCCGAGTGGTCAATGCCATTGACATTGATTGCAACCTCATTAACAGCAACGTTACTTTGCTGAGGACTTTCATCGAGTTTGTTTTGGTGCACAACAGCCAGAGCCATGtggtcccctttttcctgcGCCGCCGCAACTTGACGCAAATGCAGCGGGACGTCTTCCTCGAGGTGCACCTCCTAAGGGAGGCagtaaaaggggaagcagcggggggaaaaacaggCGAAGTGGTAAAAAGCGAAGCGGTAAAAGGCGAAACAGCGGGGGGCAAAATAGACGAATTGGTAAAAAGCGAAACGGCGGGGAACAAACCCGAGAGCGAGCAAAAAATGGCCTCCCCGCGCGAGCAAACAatgccccccccgcgcgagcACGTCTTCCCCTTCAACATATATTTCTCCTGCTCGAACATTTTTGACGAAGTGTTCCAAACCGCGCAGAGCAAGTACGACGTAATTATTTGCTTTTCTGTGCTGAAGTGGATACATCTGAACCATGGAGACGCTCAGGTGATTCTCTTTTTCGATCGCATCCACAGTTTGCTAAAAGAGGGGGGGCACTTCGTCTTGGAATATCATAACGAGATAAAATACAAAGTTAAGAAATGTGACAGGGGTTATTACACTCACGAGACAAAGCTGAATCATAAACATTTTGATGCCATTGCTCGGGGGGCGCATCAAAATAGCAGTAGGATGAAGCTCGTTGAACGCACGATTTTTGACGCCAACTGGGAAGAAggccaaagggggaagaagaaagagcCAGGCATGTTCAGCAGAATTGTTTGCATTTATCGGAGGgagtaa
- a CDS encoding hypothetical protein, conserved (encoded by transcript PVX_092895A) has product MISNELHYLKYIVGDIFGQCCSEIVELILLYGNKLTINEIINLSNYEFSIVRNILLCLLIHNIVDIRIVYGKSHECSHAASDGKRVGLLPDDRAERRGRAPVEEAMEVVQALGATALGEVAQGGEVVDIVDAAEAQVEVPPQNSPPTGDTDDDTGENTVDNTTSERRNQLNLREEMRFLTHHGSYKYMKGCSCPSCICRIKRVEYWVVVNNIYALVRYSSIFYYMHPTRVKSGGTDDMPEYHHFCGAPSAVDSAGTTTAGKNKGKNVVTQNDAAPPPAGMHSIMSYNFFTSDVLHDSSSSTVQEEEDKSAEEASSKRDIIHFIEKVILLRVIKNGRITIDTCVKNLKQDDYVEVCKKEIPNMKKKKLKLIFLQLLKKKYIKKCKYFNEHACENDTSANDRTSKYDQSINYINASVDHAPYSNNYADVYHPNRNNHVGINRVEANGRKTNPAFYAKGKTRTAQTAHSTHQGLNRTSSFLNSPEFDRNNQHSNESLDSSNDSFLFAPVDNVNSMSGYNPAANAFPNDSNKQGAKNTRDVLGMAGNAKRRKTAENELGGGHNGRNFTNNDSFDGNVFSMSGERNRSLDPLGGSNYLNEDNNSVISSAYPGGSSYLGSSSYLGGGGGSSYLGSSSYIGGGGGSSYPRSSTPFDRSNMVNVPATDRKSHAPMNKTNQYEYLNPRENTADRYTNKDSMQNDLLDHLDNRFTYFQANNEVLTILYLKQECFNFITQYYNFNEVEKGIFFFLLKNVQLSYSVEENNYKHTPSFCSFENVEKYVIANFKKKNIYMDRNVVLQNLNTLIKYPDQLVKTQCNEMITYAADFCNIKNIYKNKITTNIIKNMNGSGALRIWNFLISSPEQKVNDEVISENVLIPLNDVRKKLYNLLYHGYIKCHECNNSNVNKTYIKHSLSFSTNVYYTANKIKENLFTIAKNIYIRKLHENNEINTLHNKSNICANDVGKELPAELRTGQGAPSGQNASANQSSNTASKNHQNKKKISLTSREYAVDYLEISLINLDKLIFIFNS; this is encoded by the coding sequence ATGATCAGCAACGAACTGCACTACCTCAAATACATCGTGGGCGACATCTTTGGACAATGCTGTAGCGAAATCGTGGAGCTGATTCTGCTCTATGGAAACAAGCTCACaattaatgaaattataaaccTGTCGAATTACGAGTTTAGCATCGTGAGGAACATTTTACTTTGCTTGCTCATCCACAACATCGTGGATATTCGGATTGTTTACGGCAAGTCGCATGAATGTAGCCACGCGGCATCCGACGGGAAGAGGGTGGGTCTTCTGCCGGACGATAGGGCGGAACGCCGTGGCAGGGCGCCGGTGGAAGAAGCGATGGAGGTGGTGCAAGCGTTGGGCGCCACAGCACTGGGGGAAGTAgcccaagggggagaagtagTCGACATAGTCGACGCAGCCGAAGCGCAGGTGGAGGTGCCACCCCAAAATAGCCCCCCTACGGGCGATACCGATGACGACACTGGGGAAAACACTGTGGACAACACCACATCGGAACGACGCAACCAACTCAACCTGAGAGAGGAAATGCGCTTCTTGACGCACCACGGAAGCTACAAGTACATGAAGGGCTGCAGCTGCCCCTCCTGCATTTGCAGAATTAAGAGGGTGGAGTACTGGGTCGTcgttaataatatttacgCCCTTGTGAGGtattcctccattttttactaCATGCACCCGACGCGCGTTAAAAGTGGAGGCACTGATGACATGCCAGAGTACCACCACTTCTGTGGCGCCCCCTCTGCGGTTGACTCAGCCGGGACCACTACTGCAGGTAAGAATAAGGGCAAAAATGTGGTCACGCAAAACgatgctgctccccccccagcgggAATGCACAGTATTATGAGTTATAACTTTTTCACGTCAGACGTGCTACACGATAGTAGCAGCAGTACTGTccaagaagaggaggacaaAAGTGCCGAGGAGGCATCTTCCAAAAGGGATATTATACACTTCATCGAAAAGGTTATCCTCCTAAgggtaattaaaaatggaagaatcACCATCGATAcgtgtgtaaaaaatttgaaacaaGACGATTACGTAGAAGtgtgtaaaaaggaaatcccaaatatgaagaagaaaaaattgaagctaatttttttgcaattgttaaaaaaaaaatatataaaaaagtgtaaatattttaatgagCACGCATGTGAAAATGACACAAGTGCTAATGATCGTACCAGCAAGTATGACCAGTCCATAAATTACATCAACGCGAGCGTCGACCACGCACCATACTCGAATAACTATGCCGATGTATATCACCCCAATCGAAATAACCACGTGGGCATCAACAGAGTGGAGGCAAATGGTAGAAAGACCAACCCAGCCTTTTATGCCAAGGGTAAAACGCGCACAGCTCAGACGGCTCACTCCACCCACCAAGGATTGAACCGAACAAGCAGCTTTTTAAACTCCCCCGAGTTTGACAGGAACAATCAACACTCCAACGAGTCGCTTGACAGCTCCAATGATAGTTTCCTTTTCGCGCCAGTCGACAATGTAAATAGCATGAGCGGATACAACCCTGCAGCGAACGCCTTTCCAAATGATAGCAACAAACAGGGGGCGAAAAATACGAGAGATGTACTAGGCATGGCTGGCAATGCGAAACGGAGGAAGACAGCGGAGAATGAACTGGGGGGAGGCCACAATGGGAGAAATTTTACCAACAACGATTCATTTGATGGGAATGTATTCTCCATGAGTGGAGAGAGGAACAGAAGTTTGGACCCCCTCGGTGGTAGTAACTACCTTAACGAGGATAATAACAGCGTCATAAGTAGTGCTTACCCAGGGGGGAGCTCCTATCTAGGCAGCAGCTCATACctcgggggaggggggggaagttccTATCTTGGCAGTAGCTCATACatcgggggaggggggggaagttccTACCCGAGGAGCAGCACCCCCTTCGATCGCTCCAACATGGTGAATGTTCCAGCGACAGACAGGAAGAGTCACGCACCGATGAACAAAACAAACCAGTATGAATATCTCAACCCCAGGGAAAACACAGCAGACAGATATACAAATAAGGATAGCATGCAAAATGATCTTTTAGACCATCTGGACAATCGATTTACATACTTCCAAGCGAACAACGAAGTGCTGACCATTCTGTACCTAAAGCAAGAGTGCTTCAACTTCATAACGCAGTACTACAATTTTaacgaagtggaaaaaggcatttttttttttttattaaaaaatgttcaacTCAGTTACTCTGTTgaggaaaataattacaaacaCACCCCctcattttgttcctttgaaaatgtggaaaaataCGTAATAgccaattttaaaaaaaaaaatatctataTGGACAGAAATGTcgttttacaaaatttaaacaCTTTAATCAAATATCCAGACCAATTGGTAAAAACACAATGTAATGAAATGATCACTTACGCTGCCGATTTCtgcaatattaaaaatatttacaaaaataaaattaccacaaatattataaaaaatatgaacgggtcaggcgcTTTACGCATTTGGAACTTCCTCATATCCTCACCCGAACAGAAGGTTAACGATGAAGTGATAAGTGAAAATGTGTTAATTCCACTAAACgatgtgagaaaaaaattgtataatttgCTATATCATGGGTACATCAAATGTCACGAATGCAACAACAGTAATGTTAACAAAACGTATATTAAACACTCCTTGTCCTTCTCCACTAACGTGTATTACACAGCCAATAAGATAAAGGAAAACCTTTTTACTATcgcgaaaaatatttacatacgGAAACTCCACGagaataatgaaataaacaCGCTGCACAATAAGTCCAACATTTGTGCGAACGACGTGGGTAAGGAACTCCCGGCAGAGCTGCGTACTGGCCAGGGCGCGCCCTCCGGACAGAACGCATCCGCCAATCAGAGCTCCAACACAGCGAGCAAAAACCatcagaataaaaaaaaaatcagcttGACGTCGCGCGAGTATGCTGTGGACTACCTCGAGATAAGCCTAATTAACCTCGAcaagttaatttttatatttaactcGTAG
- a CDS encoding WD domain, G-beta repeat domain containing protein (encoded by transcript PVX_092900A) produces the protein MEEEDGGSDGLNKQILIQFVNHENKSTGPVINVPLSITKDNLDELINDLKAKNDHPIQDDDHQSLNYSFMINDKLPIKNNLYDAIKNNTISSEDILRIKYFPLNLFKIKRITTCNSTLPGHTNSILCLAFSPNSSHLATGSGDNTVRLWDINTQTPIATLKDHTNWVLSVLFSPDNHFLATAGMDQNVFIYETHTGKLVNKLSGHKKEVTTLCFEPLHLLNRNCIQRSAPEVRKRKKENETGKETGKEERNGAKRGKPNAEAELEASSGGPPNGEAKQNKRKKGDEGEVTGDQCGPNSANDEGDPPKSGNDGEAPPKGDNDGEAPSEEAPSKGAYFLKCRLASAGKDGCIRINNVLSNCVEKVLTGHTNTITCILWSGADEQNSRLYSSSRDTTIKVWNPNEGTLLHNFKGHKHWVNCLSINTERIIKNGIYNLDVVINKMHIENHIEKSKRIFKNFFQTIPNEKVVSGSDDGTLYLLECLPNDEFKSTRLVGHQKTVIHAQFSPDGKFIASCSFDNSVRVWSGIDGQFLTVYRGHVGPVYKVVWSIDSNYVVSCSQDSTLKLWKVSHLLSQLKKKKLTPPGEEDATVPSSGTSKEGDGKNDSKNQNGKDSSNGKNSKKVKTLLVDLPGHSDAVYAIDWSNDGKYVASGGKDKLLKIWSS, from the coding sequence ATGGAGGAAGAGGATGGCGGCAGCGACGGGCTGAACAAGCAAATCCTCATCCAGTTTGTGAACCACGAGAACAAGTCGACAGGCCCAGTAATCAACGTGCCGCTGAGCATAACGAAGGATAACTTGGATGAGCTAATAAACGAtttgaaagcaaaaaatgaccaTCCCATTCAAGACGATGACCATCAAAGTCTCAACTATTCCTTTATGATCAATGACAAGTTgccaataaaaaataacctgTATGATGCTATAAAGAATAATACCATAAGTAGCGAGGATATTTTacgtataaaatatttccctttaaatctttttaaaattaaaagaatcaCCACGTGCAATTCTACCTTGCCTGGTCATACGAATTCCATTCTCTGTTTAGCATTCAGTCCAAATAGCTCCCATTTGGCCACCGGCTCAGGGGACAACACAGTTCGGCTGTGGGATATCAACACGCAAACACCTATCGCCACGCTGAAGGACCACACAAACTGGGTGCTAtctgttttgttttccccaGATAATCACTTCCTAGCCACAGCGGGCATGGACCAAAATGTCTTTATATACGAAACGCACACGGGGAAATtagtaaataaattaagtggccacaaaaaggaagtcaCAACGTTGTGCTTTGAGCCCCTCCACTTGCTCAACAGAAACTGCATACAGAGAAGTGCCCCTGAGGtgaggaagcggaaaaaggaaaacgaaacGGGAAAGGAAACGGgaaaggaggaaagaaatggcgccaaaagggggaaacccAACGCAGAGGCGGAATTGGAGGCCTCTTCTGGTGgacccccaaatggggaagcgaaacaaaataaaaggaaaaagggggacgaAGGTGAGGTGACGGGTGACCAATGCGGTCCAAATAGTGCCAACGATGAAGGAGACCCTCCGAAAAGCGGTAACGATGGAGAAGCCCCCCCAAAAGGTGACAACGATGGAGAAGCCCCCTCAGAAGAAGCCCCTTCGAAAGGCGCCTACTTCCTAAAGTGCCGACTCGCCAGCGCGGGCAAGGACGGCTGCATCCGAATCAACAACGTGCTGAGCAACTGCGTGGAGAAGGTGCTGACCGGCCACACCAACACCATCACGTGCATCCTATGGTCTGGCGCGGACGAGCAGAACAGCAGGCTCTACAGCAGCTCCAGGGATACCACCATCAAAGTGTGGAATCCCAACGAAGGAACGCTCCTTCACAATTTTAAGGGGCACAAGCACTGGGTCAATTGCCTTTCCATAAACACAGAAAGGATAATCAAAAATGGCATTTACAACTTAGACGTAGTCATAAACAAAATGCACATAGAAAATCATATTGAAAAATcgaaaagaatttttaaaaactttttccaGACCATACCGAACGAAAAAGTGGTAAGCGGATCGGACGATGGGACACTCTACCTACTTGAGTGTCTACCAAATGATGAGTTCAAATCGACCAGATTAGTAGGTCACCAGAAGACAGTTATACACGCACAGTTTTCTCCTGATGGGAAATTCATTGCTTCCTGTTCTTTCGATAACTCCGTTAGAGTGTGGTCCGGAATTGATGGCCAATTTTTAACCGTCTATCGTGGCCATGTTGGGCCCGTTTACAAAGTCGTGTGGTCCATTGATAGCAATTACGTGGTTTCGTGCAGCCAAGATAGCACCTTGAAATTGTGGAAGGTCAGCCACCTCCTCTctcaattaaaaaagaagaagctaactcccccaggggaagaagatgCAACTGTTCCAAGCAGTGGGACTTCCAAAGAGGGGGACGGGAAAAACGATTCGAAGaaccaaaatgggaaggacAGCTCTAATGGGAAAAACtccaaaaaggtgaaaacgCTGCTTGTGGACCTTCCGGGGCACTCGGACGCTGTGTACGCCATCGACTGGTCCAACGACGGCAAGTATGTCGCCTCCGGGGGGAAAGACAAGCTTCTGAAGATATGGTCCTCCTGA